From Salmo salar chromosome ssa04, Ssal_v3.1, whole genome shotgun sequence, one genomic window encodes:
- the abce1 gene encoding ATP-binding cassette sub-family E member 1, with protein MSEKNTRIAIVNHDKCKPKKCRQECKKSCPVVRMGKLCIEVTAQSKIVWISESLCIGCGICIKKCPFGALSIVNLPSNLEKETTHRYCANSFKLHRLPIPRPGEVLGLVGTNGIGKSTALKILAGKQKPNLGKYDAPPDWQEILTYFRGSELQNYFTKILEDDLKAIVKPQYVDQIPKTVKGTVGSILSRKDDSKTETIVCEQLDLTHLRERNVEDLSGGELQRFAIAVVCIQRADIFMFDEPSSYLDVKQRLRAAVTIRSLISPDRYIIVVEHDLSVLDYLSDFICCLYGVPSAYGVVTMPFGVREGINIFLDGYVPTENLRFREISLVFKVAETANEEEIKRMCHYQYPHMKKNMGDFALEILEGEFTDSEIMVMLGENGTGKTTFIRMLAGRLKPDEGGEVPILNVSYKPQKISPKFKGSVRALLHEKIRDAYTHPQFVTDVMKPMQIESIIDQDVQNLSGGELQRVAMALCLGKPADVYLIDEPSAYLDSEQRLVCAKVIKRFILHAKKTAFVVEHDFIMATYLADRVIVFDGIPSRSTAANTPQTLLAGMNKFLSQLEITFRRDPNNFRPRINKMNSIKDCEQKKSGNYFFLDD; from the exons ATGTCGGAGAAAAACACCAGAATCGCCATTGTGAACCATGACAAATGCAAGCCAAAGAAATGCCGGCAAGAGTGCAAGAAGAGTTGCCCTGTGGTTCGGATGG gcAAACTGTGCATAGAAGTCACAGCTCAGAGCAAAATTGTGTGGATTTCCGAATCGCTCTGTATCGGATGTGGCATCTGTATCAAG AAATGTCCATTTGGGGCCTTGTCTATTGTCAACTTGCCAAGCAACCTCGAGAAAGAGACAACTCACAGATACTGTGCCAACTCCTTCAAGTTGCATAG ATTACCCATTCCCAGACCTGGAGAGGTTCTGGGACTTGTAGGCACCAACGGAATCGGGAAATCCACGGCCCTGAAAATTCTGGCTGGAAAACAGAAGCCTAACTTGGGGAAGTACGAT GCTCCACCAGACTGGCAGGAGATCCTGACCTACTTCCGTGGCTCTGAGCTCCAGAACTACTTTACCAAGATCCTGGAGGATGACCTGAAGGCCATCGTCAAGCCCCAGTACGTCGACCAGATCCCCAAGACTGTCAAG GGGACTGTGGGCTCCATTCTGAGCAGGAAAGATGACTCCAAGACTGAGACCATCGTCTGTGAGCAGCTTG aTCTGACTCATCTCAGGGAGAGGAATGTGGAGGACCTATCAGGAGGAGAGCTGCAGCGCTTTGCCATCGCTGTGGTCTGCATCCAGAGAGCAGACAT CTTCATGTTTGACGAGCCGTCCAGTTACCTGGATGTGAAGCAGCGCCTAAGAGCTGCCGTCACCATCCGCTCCCTCATCTCCCCAGACAG ATACATCATAGTGGTGGAACACGACCTGAGTGTGCTGGACTACCTGTCTGACTTCATCTGCTGTCTGTACGGAGTGCCCAGCGCCTATGGAGTGGTCACTATGCCCTTTGGAGTTAGAGAAG GCATCAACATCTTCCTGGACGGCTATGTGCCCACGGAGAATCTGCGCTTCAGGGAGATATCGCTGGTGTTCAAG GTGGCGGAGACGGCCAACGAGGAGGAGATCAAGAGGATGTGCCACTACCAGTACCCCCACATGAAGAAGAACATGGGAGACTTTGCCCTGGAGATCCTGGAGGGAGAGTTCACCGACTCTGAGATCATGGTCATGCTGGGAGAGAACG GGACGGGCAAAACCACGTTCATCAGAATGCTGGCTGGCCGTCTGAAACCAGATGAAGGGG GGGAAGTGCCTATCCTGAACGTCAGCTACAAACCCCAAAAGATCAGCCCCAAATTCAAA ggtaGTGTGCGGGCTCTGCTCCATGAGAAGATCCGAGACGCCTACACTCACCCCCAGTTTGTGACTGACGTCATGAAGCCTATGCAGATTGAGAGCATCATCGACCAGGAC GTCCAGAACCTGTCTGGAGGAGAGTTGCAGAGGGTGGCCATGGCCCTGTGTCTAGGAAAACCAGCTGATGTCTACCTGATAGACGAGCCCTCTGCCTACCTGGACTCTGAGCAGCGTCTCGTGTGCGCCAAGGTCATCAAAAG ATTCATCCTCCACGCCAAGAAGACTGCATTTGTGGTGGAGCACGACTTCATCATGGCCACCTACCTGGCTGACCGCGTCATCGTGTTCGACGGTATTCCCTCACGAAGCACCGCTGCCAACAC GCCACAGACCTTACTCGCTGGGATGAACAAGTTCCTATCACAGCTGGAGATCACGTTCAGGAGAGACCCCAACAACTTCCGACCAAGGATCAACAAGATGAATTCCATAAAG GATTGTGAACAGAAGAAGAGTGGGAACTACTTCTTCCTGGACGACTAA